The Corvus cornix cornix isolate S_Up_H32 chromosome 26, ASM73873v5, whole genome shotgun sequence genome includes a region encoding these proteins:
- the LOC104692324 gene encoding guanylyl cyclase-activating protein 1 — MGNMDGKTVEELSTTECHQWYKKFMTECPSGQLTLYEFKQFFGLKNLSPAANKYVEQMFETFDFNKDGYIDFMEYVAALSLVLKGKVDQKLRWYFKLYDVDGNGCIDRAELLNIIKAIRSINRCNETMTAEEFTDMVFNKIDINGDGELSLEEFMEGVQKDEMLLDILTRSLDLTHIVRMIQNDGKNPHEGEQDAQAAQ; from the exons ATGGGGAACATGGACGGGAAAACCGTGGAGGAGCTGAGCACCACCGAGTGCCACCAGTGGTACAAGAAGTTCATGACGGAGTGTCCTTCTGGCCAGCTCACCCTCTATGAGTTCAAACAGTTTTTTGGCTTGAAAAACCTGAGTCCAGCAGCGAACAAATACGTTGAGCAAATGTTTGAGACATTTGACTTTAATAAG GACGGCTACATAGATTTTATGGAATATGTGGCAGCTCTGAGCCTGGTGCTGAAGGGGAAGGTGGATCAGAAGCTGAGGTGGTATTTCAAGCTCTACGACGTGGACGGGAATGGCTGCATTGACCgggctgagctgctgaacaTCATCAAA GCCATTCGATCCATCAACCGCTGCAACGAGACGATGACGGCGGAGGAGTTCACAGACATGGTGTTTAACAAAATCGACATAAATGGAGATG GTGAGCTGTCCCTGGAGGAGTTCATGGAGGGCGTGCAGAAGGATGAGATGCTTCTGGACATCCTCACGCGCAGCCTGGACCTGACACACATCGTGCGGATGATCCAGAACGACGGCAAGAACCCGCACGAGGGGGAGCAGGATGCCCAGGCTGCCCAGTAG
- the C26H6orf132 gene encoding LOW QUALITY PROTEIN: uncharacterized protein C6orf132 homolog (The sequence of the model RefSeq protein was modified relative to this genomic sequence to represent the inferred CDS: inserted 1 base in 1 codon) — translation MKKHHHHSVQGTFSRLFGKRHSSPTATSLFATNPPWIFTQEVTSDSAGGTGDVIEVYYGDNRFGTVTDSGTATLKPRPRVRPLLTFLPLNAQESHGVAVPTPSVPEDFEEKAALGSGSQVNGNYRIYSSVGDLRPQALDGDDMDEDIPPPPSVPPPPPPAAPVPVPPPPASPVPPPPEMLPPPPPPEIVPPPPAVAAPPPPTSALSSPSTPAPPDFIPPAPPGARDPAPFTPSISKWKSETVLNTRQADAEGPLCPAEAGAPAAPXPKESLQPKPEPHLTFPRSFKVPPPAPARSSSIPVQEGQPGRQEPIPRQPHARPPLPPCFTIRPAAKARLGEAEQRNSGLRQGVGKPAVPPPLSPKPGPGLSQGANATGHRSLLPGSEGEKIPQLKTAGRDSPPKSEPLTANDLDLPPPDYPTCEDDWKDANNLNRLRDELSALLRSPRREERPLEKLGAPQPMDSSTSRAGSREPGLSQPQLTRKDTELSKGGESEKKEVPSSPPSTNGGSLSTAITSPESNPAPQPRSVMMIRNELEAMLSLKKEGKPSPGLSSQKQGVENGISTPEVRKSPPGLRKSPPGMSDSVVPKPVPSPLPTRVAAVEKDETDHKDHPAPVAGKATETVSPAPGSLNSSVSPPDPPQGPAEEPPAPTPSSPPVSPAQSPAPQPSSAVFQYKVHRAGASSAELPHALGSAETPCPGSSARSPPDTSGAGQEEVLIHPVTGERVERGSPMALLLAARQRAQRGRQGGDGAAALRAKPPLRLNSASSDTTSTSFFRHESKPYSFTVVPRPSAASPAGSSWSKPPSFSSSSEQGRDVRAVGEAQPSGPRRAAASSLLRGLLNSGQPSQPSPACHRVPKEEENGDTALDYGIIPPPPEFSNEVDEGPLPSREENRKCPSVPDSSRGSGEPRYFRWSGYSRSCGGSQEPAAPPPLEKSWRNGDFTPQCLDYSSSTSFPSHGPNPRPLIKKRLYMSEPDSSYPRAAAAPRASGTLSSALSSYSPGGFSSTAGAQSRLGSAHRNGPSSAQGRRASADAAGKPTAYGSTGADAKYKGQNGDFSPASVLTASRPAHGTSQYGGPTNTFTVRPGTRQPISYAYQSHR, via the exons ATGAAGAAGCACCATCACCACTCGGTGCAGGGCACCTTCAGCCGCCTCTTCGGGAAGCGCCACTCCAGCCCCACCGCCACGTCCCTGTTCGCCACCAACCCGCCCTGGATCTTCACGCAGGAGGTGACCTCGGACAGCGCGGGTGGCACCG GTGATGTGATCGAGGTGTATTACGGTGACAATCGCTTTGGGACAGTGACAGACTCTGGCACAGCAACGCTTAAGCCCCGTCCAAGGGTCCGGCCGCTGCTGACGTTCCTGCCCCTG AACGCCCAAGAATCCCATGGGGTGGCTGTGCCAACGCCGTCGGTGCCAGAAGACTTtgaggaaaaggcagctctTG GCTCTGGCTCCCAGGTCAATGGCAATTATCGGATTTACAGCTCGGTGGGGGACCTGCGCCCGCAGGCCCTCGACGGGGATGACATGGATGAAGACATCCCCCCACCACCATCGGTGCCCCCACCaccccctccagcagcaccgGTGCCTGTGCCACCCCCTCCGGCCTCGCCGGTCCCTCCACCCCCCGAAATGCTGCCACCGCCACCTCCACCTGAGATTGTGCCACCACCTCCTGCCGTGGCAGCCCCGCCGcctcccacctctgccctgtCCTCCCCCAGCACTCCGGCTCCTCCAGACTTCATCCCACCAGCCCCGCCGGGTGCCCGGGACCCCGCACCCTTCACCCCCAGCATCTCCAAGTGGAAGTCGGAGACGGTGCTGAACACGAGGCAGGCGGATGCCGAGGGGCCGCTCTGCCCTGCCGAGGCCGGGGCGCCCGCAGCCC AGCCCAAGGAGAGCCTGCAGCCCAAGCCCGAGCCCCACCTCACCTTCCCCAGGTCGTTCAAGGtgccgccgccggccccggcgCGCTCCTCGTCCATCCCGGTGCAGGAGGGCCAGCCTGGCCGGCAGGAGCCCATCCCCAGGCAGCCGCACGCCCGGcctcccctcccaccctgcTTCACCATCAGACCCGCGGCCAAGGCGCGGCTGGGAGAAGCCGAGCAGAGAAATTCCGGGCTCAGACAGGGCGTTGGGAAGCCAGCTGTACCCCCTCCACTGAGCCCCAAGCCGGGCCCAGGGCTCAGCCAAGGGGCAAATGCCACCGGCCACCGGTCCCTGCTGCCGGGCTCAGAGGGGGAGAAGATTCCCCAGCTGAAAACAGCTGGGAGAGACTCCCCTCCAAAATCTGAACCTCTCACTGCGAACGACCTGGATCTCCCTCCTCCGGACTACCCGACCTGCGAGGATGACTGGAAGGATGCCAACAACCTGAACAGGCTGCGGGATGAGCTCTCGGCCCTGCTGCGCTCCCCGCGCCGGGAGGAGAGGCCTCTGGAGAAGCTGGGTGCTCCCCAGCCCATGGACAGCAGTACCAGCCGTGCTGGCAGCCGTGAGCCAGGGctcagccagccccagctcacCAGGAAGGACACAGAGTTATCCAAGGGAGGGGAGAGCGAGAAGAAGGAGGTGCCCAGCAGCCCCCCCAGCACCAACGGGGGCTCTCTCAGCACAGCGATCACCAGCCCAGAGAGCaaccctgccccacagccccgcAGTGTGATGATGATCAGGAACGAGCTGGAGGCTATGCTGTCCCTGAAGAAAGAGGGGAAaccttccccagggctcagcagccAGAAGCAGGGTGTGGAGAATGGCATCAGCACCCCGGAAGTGAGGAAGAGCCCCCCTGGTCTGAGGAAGAGCCCCCCTGGTATGAGTGACTCAGTGGTGCCAAAACCGGTCCCCAGCCCACTCCCAACGCGGGTGGCTGCTGTGGAGAAGGATGAGACAGATCACAAGGACCATCCTGCTCCTGTTGCTGGCAAGGCCACAGAGACCGTGAGCCCTGCTCCTGGGTCCCTCAACAGCAGCGTGAGCCCCCCAGACCCACCTCAGGGACCAGCAGAGGAgccccctgctcccaccccctCATCACCCCCTGTGTCCCCGGCACAGAGCCCGgcaccacagcccagctcagccgTCTTCCAGTACAAAGTGCACCGGGCTGGGGCCAGCTCGGCTGAGCTGCCCCATGCCCTGGGCTCAGCTGAAACCCCATGCCCTGGGAGCTCAGCCAGGAGCCCCCCAGACACctcaggagcagggcaggaggaggtgctGATCCACCCCGTGACGGGGGAGCGCGTGGAGCGGGGCTCACCcatggccctgctgctggcagcccgGCAGCGCGCCCAGCGGGGCCGCCAGGGCGGGGACGGGGCAGCCGCGCTGAGGGCGAAGCCGCCTCTGAGACTCAACAGTGCCTCGTCGGACACCACCTCCACCAGCTTCTTCCGCCACGAGTCCAAGCCCTACTCTTTCACCGTGGTGCCTCGGCCCTCTGCGGCCAGTCCAGCGGGGTCCAGTTGGAGCAAACCCCCCTCTTTCTCCAGCTCCTCGGAGCAGGGCCGGGATGTGCGGGCAGTGGGCGAGGCACAGCCCTCCGGGCCCCGGCGAGCCGCTGCCTCCAGCCTGCTCCGGGGCCTGCTGAACTCGGGGCAGCcgagccagcccagcccagcctgccaCAGAGTgcccaaggaggaggagaatggGGACACGGCGCTGGACTATGGGATTATCCCCCCACCTCCCGAATTCAGCAACGAGGTGGATGAGGGTCCCCTCCCAAGTCGGGAGGAGAACCGCAAGTGCCCCAGTGTCCCTGACAGCAGCCGGGGCTCAGGTGAGCCACGCTATTTCAGGTGGTCTGGCTACAGCCGCAGCTGCGGgggcagccaggagccagcagctccaccGCCCTTGGAGAAGAGCTGGAGGAACGGCGACTTCACGCCCCAGTGCCTGGATTACAGCAGCTCCACGAGTTTCCCCAGCCACGGCCCCAACCCACGCCCGCTGATCAAGAAGCGCCTGTACATGTCGGAGCCCGACAGCTCCTACCCCCGGGCAGCCGCAGCCCCCCGGGCCTCAGGCACCCTCTCCTCCGCCCTCTCCTCCTACAGCCCCGGGGGGTTCAGCTCCACAGCCGGGGCTCAGAGCCGCCTGGGCTCTGCCCACAGGAACGGCCCCTCGAGTGCCCAGGGCAGGCGGGCATCCGCGGACGCTGCTGGGAAGCCCACGGCCTACGGCAGCACCGGGGCTGACGCCAAGTACAAGGGGCAGAACGGGGACTTCTCTCCTGCCAGCGTGCTGACAGCCAGCAG GCCTGCCCACGGCACCTCGCAGTACGGGGGACCCACCAACACCTTCACGGTCAGGCCGGGCACTCGCCAGCCCATCTCCTACGCCTACCAGAGCCACCGGTAG
- the GUCA1B gene encoding guanylyl cyclase-activating protein 2 — protein MGQQFTNAEEDQGEIDVAELQEWYKKFVVECPSGTLFMHEFKRFFGVQDNQEAAEYVENMFRAFDKNGDNTIDFLEYVAALNLVLRGKLEHKLRWTFKVYDKDGNGCIDKPELLEIVESIYRLKRVCWSDVEDRTPLLTPEEVVDRIFQLVDENGDGQLSLDEFIDGARRDKWVMKMLQMDVNPGGWITEQRRKSALF, from the exons ATGGGACAGCAGTTCACCAATGCTGAAGAGGATCAAGGAGAGATTGAtgttgcagagctgcaggaatggTATAAGAAGTTTGTGGTGGAATGTCCCAGTGGGACCCTCTTCATGCACGAGTTCAAGAGGTTCTTCGGGGTCCAGGATAATCAGGAAGCAGCAGAGTATGTGGAGAACATGTTCAGGGCTTTTGACAAGAATGGG GATAACACCATTGATTTTCTGGAATACGTAGCTGCCTTGAATCTTGTTTTACGAGGAAAACTGGAACACAAGCTGAGGTGGACGTTCAAAGTGTATGACAAGGATGGGAATGGCTGCATAGATAAAcctgagctgctggaaattGTTGAA TCCATCTACAGGCTGAAGAGGGTGTGTTGGTCGGACGTGGAGGACAGGACCCCGCTGCTGACACCAGAGGAGGTGGTGGACAGGATATTTCAGCTGGTGGATGAGAACGGGGATG GGCAGTTGTCTCTTGATGAGTTCATTGatggagccaggagggacaaGTGGGTGATGAAGATGTTGCAAATGGATGTGAACCCTGGGGGATGGATcactgagcagaggaggaagagtgcTTTGTTCTGA